The Trichoderma breve strain T069 chromosome 2, whole genome shotgun sequence DNA segment ACTGATGCGAGCCTTCATCATGTCAAATCCAACCATGACGCCTCCTTTGATAGCATGAACAGTGTTTTCATTGCCATCACGGAAGAACTGTCTCACTGATGTGTGAGAGAAGGTTACATATGTTGTCGATGGGTTCGACCGAAAATCGACTTCGTTGGAAACGTCAAAAACTCCGGGACTTCGTGCTGGGCTGAAATGTCGGGTCGGGCTAGATGGTTCCGCTGCAGGCGGACTGGTCGAACTGCTAAAGATGCCTCTGCTACCAGGGCTACCTCTACCAGCAGGACTGACTCTTCGACCTGGGCTGCTTGTATCGGAAGAGCTGAGGCCTCGAGGACGCGGGCTTTCATTCCTATAATTTCTATCCGGATACACCTCCCGATGCGTTCTAGCAAAATCTTTGAGCAGATCATCTGTGGTTAGTCCATCTTCACGCTCAAGTGCAAAGAAGCACGAGTATTGGCCTCGCAATGACTCCTCAAGTCGCAGGGGAGGATCTCCGAATTTCATGATGAGCGCAGCTTCCAATTGCTCCAACGTGAGTGATTCTTCGGCACAAGACACCcactgcagcatctcgttgAGGTCACGAGCATCCTCCTCCGATATGGTGACAGAGAGATTGGCGAGTGTCTCGTTGAGCATTCCGTTAATCTCCTTTGGATAGGATTTCAAGCTTTTAAGGATCGAACTGGGGTGTCGCTTCTGATTGATCTCATTGAGCATAAACTTTGCTAGAATGAAGAGGCCGTCGACTTGCTTCTTCATAGACTCGATAACTTCTTGCTTGAAGTCTTCCGGAGATCGACTGAGTATCCTTGAATGACGCACACCTTCAGAAATGAAGGCGCTCACATCATCCGCGATGCGATCCGGTGTCACGTAAATCGTTGTGAATACCTGGCCAACCGCATTCGGATCCAACGCAAAGGACACTATGTCTGCCAAGTAGGACCTTCCAGTCAAGGCGAATTGCAATTTTGAAGGCTCAGAGTCATCTTCGGGGGCAAGCAAGGAGAGAAGCTGCTCGATGTCACTCTGTTCCGCCTCGTCAATGCCGTCAAGAAAGATATAAGTAGTCTTATCGCGAGTATCATCCAAGAACGGCTGTACAAAAAGCCTTCTGAACGCGCTAGGCACCGTCTTGATATCGTCGCTGCTATGAAGCTGCCTTGCAAGCTTTTCGGCGTAAAACGCATCGGTTTCGCTAAGTTGATATGCGACATCGCGTAAAGCCTGGAGCACGGATCTTGTCTCGGGATCattggcggagaagaagaaatatccTAGCTGTGGGAGATTCTCGAGGCCCCATGTAATAAGTCGTGATGTTAGGAAGGATTTGCCAGTGCCTTAAAGTAGGAAAAGTTAGTATAGGCAATCGTTGTTTTGTAATCAAGTCGTAAGGACGACTTACCAGGATTACCGCACACCCATAGATGGCGAGTCTCGCCCTGAATCCAAGACTTCAAcccttcatcttccagcaGCCAATCACCAGTACCTTGGACTCTATACTTGTTGAATGCATTGTACGAGTCTTCCGCATACGGAGTAGGCTCTAAGACCTCTCTCAATCTGTCTCTGTAGGAAAGACCCCCATTCTGTTGCTGTCCCAGACGCATGTCCAGAATATTTTGATTCATCTGTGCGACGAGGTTCTCGACTTTGTCTGTCTTGAGGTTGAGTTCGGCAACACCGCCATAAGTCTCTGCAATGACTTGCCGCTCCTCTCCTAGAGTCAGGGCATTGAGCCTTTCTAGCGCTGGTTGAACAGGACTCTCGATCCCAACGAGCTTTTTAAAGTACGCCTTGAACCTTCCACTGCGCGCGACTTTGGTGGCGATAACGAGAACCTCGAACAAAGTTGCCAGGATAGTAACGAGTTTATCACGCAGTGCAGGACTAAGTGCGTGGTTTAAGTAAACGTCCAACCTCGATGTGAAGTCCTGTCACGCATTAACGTTACCGTCAACATGCCACCTAATGTGTCAGAGCTGCCTTACCTTGAGTTGATCGAATAGTTCTAAAATGGAATCGTACATGGAAGAAACATCGTGCGCAGCGTTTATGAGATACATGACAGCGGCAAAGATACCCTGTGCCGGCGGGAAAGCTTCTGAGACTCCCTCGGCAACGATGTCTCCTATCAACTCTACCGGTCTCAGAGTCACTGCGATGGCATCGAAGATACTCTGGCGCTTTTCTCGAAAGTGGCTAAACTGGTCATTCTGAGTGATCAACTGCTGCTTTAGATCGGAGATGTTCTTCATCGGTGGCTTCAGAAACTCGTCTAGTGTTAGGCCTTTGTCGGTTGGgtctttgaagagcttcGCAGCATCCGCCAGGATGGCAGCAAACTGCGTCTCCATCCCCGGCGACTTCTGAGATGGCTGCTTCTCATCAGCACCCATCTTTGCGATCATGATGCTGTTTCTCCCAGCACTATCCGTCGCATACGAAGAGTTGGGTATTTTAAATGTTCAAAATCTCATTTTCACGACTTTGGCTACACCAGCGTTTAGTCACTCCGCCTCCTGTGGGGGGCAAGACGTGCCAGTAACAGGGGCTCAAGAGCCTCAAGTGACAGACTAAACACTTTCTCCGCCTCACTTACGCGCGCTAGATACCGAAAAGCCATCGACCCGCATGCTGATCCATACCTAGTCGTTTTCGCGGCGGGAATCGTCACCTGCGCAGGGGTTACCAGTTGCTGCGCCGTCATCGAACCTTTCGACTGCTACCTAGAAGAGGCGGGGGCTtgctacatgtatgtatccGTCAAAGTTTCAAATTCGGTGCTTCCACGTTGCATCGGGAATAGGGGCGAACTCGCTGGAGCAGGTCAAATGTGACCAGCTGCCTTTCTTAAACTCAGGGCTCGCTTAATGCATGTACAATACTGGGCTGTGCTTGGCAGATCTTGGCCACCAATGCCACACACGTTGGGGTCAGTGTAACTCCTTGGTGTCTTTCCGAGTGGAACTGGCTCTCTCTGACTATTACATGTTACAAGGGGGTTTGACTCCTGCTGCCACCTGATCATCCCACTATCCACTCATGTCTAAGCGTGTAAATAAGCTGTACATAAACAAGGCTAAAGGGCGATGACCAAGGCGATGCTGAAAGTGGGCGCGAGAAGCCCACgtacatgtattcaacaAATCCGCCAATTGCTCCTTGCCACTGCTCTAGCATTGGTACCTAACGAGGCGCGGGGCGGGCCGTTGGTGGCATTTCATCCATTGTCTTACGGAAATACAATCCATAGGATTCCAAAGCCGTCTGCATGTGCTTTTCGGTTGTAATGCAACTCGCattattttaaattagcTGGCtgattttattttatagaaCGCTAGCTATTTCTATTAGAAATGAGATTATGAATATAACTATACCGTTATATTCGACCATTTCCCCCACATTACTACTTCAGGTAAAATAGTTCCCCATCCAAATGAACACAGAGAAATGTAGTAGATGGTTAGCTTCACATACGCATCTatcattcttctcttttatgGCTTTTTAAAAGTGACACTTTCTGTCCCACCTCGCACGGTGAAGGTAATTTCATTACCGGACACTATGCAGTCAGACATGTACAGTAGTCTTAAAAAGTTGGAATTAGGCTAACTTACGCTCAACATCTAGGAGCTTTTGTTCTGGAAGAGTATAAGATTCCGTGGGGAAAAAATCGCCTAGTCTCTTTCGATCAAAGTCGTAAACCGTAACGTAAGGAACAAAAACATTTTCAGACCCGAGATCCCTGCTCATGGGGGGATCCTGGATCCAACTCCACTTGCCATCTTCATAGACAGTAAAGGCGATTGTACCTATAACTTGCAAGACAGAATCAAATTGAAAACGAACACCTATATAGTCGTCGGTGTTTAAATGCGATACCAGTGTTTCGTGGCGAGCTTGGAGCTCGGTCTCAGGAATAGGCTCTCTATTGATATTCGCCATTGCTGTACTCAAACTTGTTTAGGTAGAAAATAGTATGTTTAcccagagaagaaggggatgTCCAagacatatatatatatactgaTTCGGTCTAAGACTGTAGGAAGCATACTTACCCCTCCAAAAGATGTGGGAAATGGGCACCGTATTGCTTGCTGGCAGTTCTCTTTGCGGAGGTTTGGGGTTGGCGGAGGCAATCTCCATGTAGGTAGTTATTTCTTATTGGCGGTCTAACACCGCGCGCTATCGTAAGAACAGCATAGATAACACGAATATAGCTAGAACAGAGAAAAGTTAACAGCTGTCATCCAAGTACAGTTTAGCCGCCATGTACAATACCAAGCTGAAGGTGACGTGGTGCCCCTCCGGATGCCCCTCTAGAGCGGCTGAAGCCAAACTTCACGCACATACATTTGAATGGAGGATTTGACTGGGTGTTACGACCCGACTCTTGTGGTCGCAGCAATTCATGCTCTCAGGAAAGT contains these protein-coding regions:
- a CDS encoding tetratricopeptide repeat domain-containing protein yields the protein MIAKMGADEKQPSQKSPGMETQFAAILADAAKLFKDPTDKGLTLDEFLKPPMKNISDLKQQLITQNDQFSHFREKRQSIFDAIAVTLRPVELIGDIVAEGVSEAFPPAQGIFAAVMYLINAAHDVSSMYDSILELFDQLKDFTSRLDVYLNHALSPALRDKLVTILATLFEVLVIATKVARSGRFKAYFKKLVGIESPVQPALERLNALTLGEERQVIAETYGGVAELNLKTDKVENLVAQMNQNILDMRLGQQQNGGLSYRDRLREVLEPTPYAEDSYNAFNKYRVQGTGDWLLEDEGLKSWIQGETRHLWVCGNPGTGKSFLTSRLITWGLENLPQLGYFFFSANDPETRSVLQALRDVAYQLSETDAFYAEKLARQLHSSDDIKTVPSAFRRLFVQPFLDDTRDKTTYIFLDGIDEAEQSDIEQLLSLLAPEDDSEPSKLQFALTGRSYLADIVSFALDPNAVGQVFTTIYVTPDRIADDVSAFISEGVRHSRILSRSPEDFKQEVIESMKKQVDGLFILAKFMLNEINQKRHPSSILKSLKSYPKEINGMLNETLANLSVTISEEDARDLNEMLQWVSCAEESLTLEQLEAALIMKFGDPPLRLEESLRGQYSCFFALEREDGLTTDDLLKDFARTHREVYPDRNYRNESPRPRGLSSSDTSSPGRRVSPAGRGSPGSRGIFSSSTSPPAAEPSSPTRHFSPARSPGVFDVSNEVDFRSNPSTTYVTFSHTSVRQFFRDGNENTVHAIKGGVMVGFDMMKARISVLKTCLRIFNDRSWFDNQELDHGKEAIKQYAAWYWQEHLTALDPASVPSEHKKELGMSIYNMLTVEDIIYDWSTMYEKNNEGLEVLTDSNIQGLRKWLNDPEILASLTTEAKDFVAKSVKEDLGICQAIGRFYAKQWLCADFYKYVPTLFCFKIVQNVAFMSEERSWSQAQSRWSGTPIRERVLKAIEWANYPETAHWHRRLGSTYLMLGLYSDALIHYNKALELDHNSVGTAGRIAYCLSKYGQYDEALAQALKCAEIEEKSIQDGALQGYALSSSKWRLYKDYLLIARCSYMTGKREPALEYFRKAIDSSPAANLNASEHFEAEIAYLEMLATENLHSEMMKLLHELAKKTTTKEKEASLLTDLFLENCDKPLTMEWIPKAACKTGEVDFILHQYEIAIEIAHTTRNQMGVLYLRLAYGNTCAYNRDLDQSIAIFEQISLIEYRPRGNVPTRHGHATSFQKLSALYKQKILQTDLTSPEAMEWLEKLEQVQEKQSKHQNLDIPADKYGSDVNIASIYLAMFYRLLKKELEARQLLGSLVINSLDILLDDEPRNDRYAVENLLQIFVAANDAENAQALARSMRKVNRAAAMTTPLASPVRTRVEPKLPDIQSVNKACAQCLNNISMSENFYLCQFCVDTYCEKCLNGIIKQPGNKTGDRKLDVVCRSDHEWFTIPPLNQFLHTGEILWIDGMVKNFGEWESALRKRWCEKN